The window tctttatttccataAATAGATGATGAACAACATTTAGAACAGACTTACATTTTccgaaaaaaaaatctttaaaattcaCTATAAtcacatttgatgatgttgCTACTTgataatgattttatttatttaattcttgGCAATATAACTACCTCAAATTAAGAACATAACATAGTTTTAAGAACATAAAACTATTGTAccttaagaaaaataagcataGAAGTCTCTAAAACCTGATGGATAGAAGGACGTTTGTGTAATATTCAGTTATATAttagttaataaataaatatatttgaaaattgatcagtttttataTCTGTGTTATGAATACTAAACCTTATACAATGCATAAAcctaaataaacaacaaaaacattattGGAAACTCAAAACTGTATATAATTTTTTATCTAAAATAAAAGTATCTTACCCATCCAAAGTGCACATAAAAGCGCTGCAAGCCGACTCAAGTGGATAGAAAATCCCATCTTGAAGCTTAAACTGGGggacagtttaaaaatgagagTATATTGCAGAAGTGGCCGATTTATTTCGGAATAGAGAGTGATGTTTAAACTGGGAGTGGACAAAGACCATCCTGGTACTTATTAACTTTATGACCCGTAAAAGAGGATCAATACATGTTTATCACAGAAAACACTCAAACAATTTCTACATTTACATAAATCCTTCTCAACTGATAACTTATTTAGAATTACGCAAAGATCTCTTATCTAATATATTACTTACAATGTGAGCTGGGACGCTATTTACAGTAGTTATTATTTGTAAACTTTGCTTTACTTTTATTACGTGCTGAGCATCTcaattaaatacataaataaatacaaccaGTAGCAAAACATTTACCAAACTGATTAGGTTCATTAGTAATAAGATTTGCTATACAAAGAGTCTCTGTATCTTTCAGCAATAAGAATGAAGATCACTTCATCACTTTGTGAAAGACTACGTGGAAAACTGACAAATTCAGAGTACACAAGGCACGAGGCCAAGAACTGATCCCGAATGCCCCCAATCTCTGGATCTCCAGCTGGTCCTCCATTAAAGACACACTTGACACTTTACTAGGAatattttgctgtcttttttcttGATATCTTTTTTCTGGGAAGACTTTGCTCATGTTATGAAAAAGATGCCAAACTATGTGATGTTGTGTTATAACACCTGGTTGGTGCAGTAAGAAGTGACAAACAGAAAGCAGCTGAGCAGCTGAACCGCTGTATTAAGCAATTATCTTTCACTTAAAACAAAAGGTGAAGCACTACAGTAACAAAAGTGCTCTTGACtcagatttttgattttttgattaactgttttcatttattcaatTGTTTATATATGAAATAGTTAAATGCATCAACTACAAATGTGGGTTGCAtggtttgtgttgtgtgtcctgACCTTAACTAAGTTTTTTTGGATCCAGGATTTCCCGTTATGTGTACACATGCTGTCACATGTTACACGAAAAACAAAGTCATTGTGAAATCAAGACAAAGTACAAACATTCACTTCATCATTTCCCAAAAGCACCAGGCTTGCTTGTTGACACATTGATTCAAGTATTGATTAAACACTCCGTCGTGCCTCAAGCTCTCTCTGGCTTTGAGTTTGTTTTCTGAAAAACATTTAAGAGATTatgttttgaaaatgtgatttttttggtcttctttttaatttacatGCCACACAGACTAACTGGGCAGTTTTACAGTGTGAATACTGGACACATCAGTTCCTCCAGTAACAAAACTCCACTATTATTTTCCCTTTAGTGCCCTCAATTTGAAAAGCCTTAGTTCTGTAAGGGCCTTCTGAAATGACAGTATCTGCAGGAGCTTCCAGCTGAAGCTTCACACTTCCAGACACCTGAAAGTGGTTTAAATAAAAGCTTTGTAACATCCATTAACTAGAAAATGTTTTCTCACATGGCAAGAAAGGCTTTTTGAACATTCATTTGCATGAAACTCACAGCTGCATTGCATTTCCCTTATTTTTGACCCATGTGTATTGTAGCACTTTTTGTTACTAAAATTGGATCTTGTGGATTCCACATGCAGCTAGCATGTTATTGTAAATGTCATAATCTGTATTTCTTACATAGTTTTTTACACTGCACAATGAGTCACATTAGATTATTAACATGTAATTACATTAagtgtgtgtataaatattGGTAAATATATTGTAGAAGGGAATAGATATTAGGACATCATTTTTAATGTCAGGGTAGTGGTAGAGTTTGGTGTCATTCTTTCTGTGTTGGTGCTGACCTGAGTTAGGGCGACTCTAAATGAGGATGGGTGGATGggtgggtttttgttttcttctcatgttattgtttgttttctatcTTTTATTATACTTCTTAAAACAGCAAAGTGCCAATTATTACTGTGAAACACCTGCATCAGTAATTTCaaagaaagatttaaaatgtttttcagctctttACAAGCCCAATTCAAAAAGAATTGGGAAGCTGTCCAAAGCGCTGAAGACAGAATGCAATGACTGGCATATCTCATAAACCCAAATCTTATTtacatagaaaataaaaaaacatgccACATGTTTAACTTTATAGGCTCCAACCCCGTGAGACCCTAATAAGGATAaacggaagagaatggatggatgtttaacCCTTTCATGCCTAGTGTATCGTATTTAATACATGCAGTTTTTTGTGAATTTTTGagacttctacatcatcagtgtgatttGTTACCCGTtttaaagtataaataaattttgcaatgctttttaaagcattttttaaaggCCAGATGTAGCAAATATGACGCAAATTACAACTACTATAAGGGGGGAAATATCTAAATAACTTTATAAACAAATCTTTCAGCTGGTTCAATAAACTCTCCATTTAAAAATTTTGTGGCAATTATTCAGGCTTTAAATAATGTTGAATAATGAATTGTAAATCTGGCATGTTTAATTCGAATAAGACTTGGATAACAGTAGGTGAACAGTAGGTGGCAGCAATATGTGTCTGACCGGCTAaactcaaagaagaagaaaaagaagagaggcGTAGAAGAAGACAAGGCGGAAATGCGGAAGTTATCGCCAATGAGACAACAACGCGCCAAATTTGTGAAAAATCTTTAGAAGTCAGTGCAGCAGGTTGAAGACGTACGTCTGAGCTTTAAGGATAGCTACATGTGGCAGTCGCTGCTGTGTGAAAAGGCTGAGCAGGTAGGTTATTCTTTCATATTTTCGTATTTTAGTTTTCTTAGCGGTTTTCTTTTGAGCATCATGACATTTGACAGAACTCTGTCAAAGTGCTGTCAAAGTTAACAGTTTTGCAAACCGGTAAAGGCTTAACAGACACTTGTTAGAAGAAATAGGACCCATGTTGTGAAAATAACGAATACATAAGTAAATATTAGAAAGCGAAAGTGATGAATGCGTGTGTTTCTGTCTCTAGCATGGCGGTGCCTTTTGTGCAGGACTGGGACGTTGTTCAGACTCTGGGAGAAGGAGCCTACGGAGAGTATGAAAGATTCCTTATCATTGTTTATCATTAGCTTATCGCCTTTAATAGCTGTCCTCTTCTAGCCATCGgacaaggattttttttttcttgtttcatgGGATCATGACAGGCATGTATATGCACTAGAAATGTTCATCTGATAATCCAAAAACATCACTCACAGGAGACACCTGACTCCATCGCAGTCACAGTTAGCTTTGAAAAAAAGGTAGATGAACCAGGTATCAAAATGTAGGTAAAAATGAGACCTTACATATGcgaaaacatgtttaatgtagTGTTATGAGACTTGAAAGTTTAACCATTTTTACAATAACAATTCCATGTTTTTTGCAATGGAATTGTtagaaaacaaatcaaacagTCAGGGTAGCAATGACTGCTTCTATCATTCTTAAATTATGGCATTATGCCACCATTAAATGAGGTGTCCAGAGATACAAATGCTCAAAGTTTGTTATAGAAGAAAACTACTGCACAAAAAGAACCTTTTAACTTTAGATTGACTCTTTGAGTGGGTTTAAAATGATCTtaaatatttctgtttgtttgtttttgtttttctgatgtATGATGATTGCAGGTATTTAATCAACTGAATCAGAAAGACCTGCAGCTGCGAATGACATCACTAATATCAATCAtgcttttcttgttttctaGAGGTCAAAGTCAAGTTAacttatatagcacattttcaACATTGCATGCTGCACAAAGTACTTAAGAAtctaaaatgcaacaaaaataaataaaatgcacaacAGTGATGTAGTAACATatagaaggggaaaaaaataaataaaatataaacaactaAAACAGACGGACTTTGACACCTGACCTTCTGATTTTATTGAAAAGTTTAACAAAGTTTAAATTACTTGAAAATTATATCTAGAAACACTTTAGGAAGACTTTAGCTCTTTGTACATCCTGTTTCCATTCAGACTTCCTCTCACTTCTCTTCACCTCTGTGTTCTCTTTTCTCTTTATGATCTAACCGGTTTGTCCTCTTGTGTTCTTGGTCTCAGAGTGAGGCTCCTGGTGAACAGACAGACTGAAGAGGCGGTAGCAGTGAAGGTCATCGATACCTCGCAGGCAAAAGAGTGTGCTGAAAATGTCAAGAAGGAGGTCTGCATCCACAAGGTACATCCATCACTTTCACCTGCACAGTTAGTATGAATGAAAGCAGCGGCTCACCAGTGGTGTGTTGTAAAACAAGTCCAGCTGTTCTTAAATCCATATATTAATACAGTAAACAGCTGCATGAAAGAAATTGTTAATTAACTGAATCACAGCTTTGTATGCTCTCATTTCCCTTTTCCTTGCATCAGTTACTGACTGTGAGAATTAGATAAAAACTGTTACTGTTGTGAAAACCAACTCTAGCCTCAGCTGATCTGGGGACGTTGGTAGCCCTCAGCTCGAGGGTGTCATTTGTTGGGAAAAGTTTGTTAAAGCTAATGCTATTCCAGGCAAGCTGAAAGCAAACATGCAGATAAGAATACAGATGTACAGATGTGTCTGCTTGTTTTGGCTCACCTAAAATTATGTGACATGATGACAGAAGAtccaaaaaccagctgaacagacACCGAAGAGGCAAACTGAAAGCAAACATGTATGAAGTCGTACTTCATactaaagtaaaatataaagaaatggcaTTTGTTATTAATGTTGGTTAGATTCATAAAGATAAACTGGCTGAGACTGACCAGTTTGTTCCTCTGGTTTACAGGTACAAACTGATTGTAAGCAATTTAACACAGACtgaagttgtttttattttatttttaattgttttagatTTGTAGAATTAATTAAAAACGTTAAGCTCTTAGCTAGGTAGAATGATAGCTGAGAGCACTGTTTTGAGGATCTTTGTGTGTGCACTTAACTCATAGATGCTCAAACACACCAACATTGTACGCTTCTTTGGCCATCGGAAGGAAGGACCAACTGTGTACCTCTTCCTGGAGTACTGCACCGGGGGAGAGCTGTTTGATCGAATCGGTGAGCCGTAAACTGTCATACAAGAAAAACCTTTTGTTTGCTGATTTATTCTTCCAACTGTAGCTTTCCTGACTCGGATATGATTAGCATGAATACATGAATTCAACTTAGCTGAAATGCGTCTGGAGTTTTCAGTAATCATTCTTTGCAAGTATTTGATTTCAGGCTTACTCTTTCTTCTTTTACGCTCTCTTTAGAGCCCGATGTAGGGATGGCTGAAAAGGATGCTCATAGATTTTTCCAGCAGCTAATagcagctgtggtgagtgaagaacatctttgtgtttatgtgacTTCCTGCATATTTTCCTGctgttgttctcttttttaagttttttttatttttatttgacctTTTCTAGGAGTACCTCCATGATTTTGGCATCACACATAGAGACATAAAGCCAGAGAACATTTTGCTGGATGACAAAGGTGAGGAAATGCAATCTTTATTGAGGGATTCTCTTTTTAGGATTCTCTTTTATTTCTTATAACCACCGCCCTCTGGggttgattttttattttatttttttaccttcaGATAACCTGAAGCTGACAGATTTTGGCCTGGCGACCATGTTTCGCTTTAAAGGCCGAGAGCGCCGTCTGAATCGATTGTGTGGGACTCTTCCCTACGTGGCTCCGGAGCTTCTGAGCCAAACTGAGTACAGAGCTCAGCCTGCAGATATCTGGGCTTGTGGCATAGTCCTCACTGCCATGCTGGCTGGTGGTAAGATCCAAAATTTGAAGATCATACACACATCTGTAGTCCAATACCATATGACAGCAATGGCAATGAGAAGTTGATGATATCACAAAGCTGTTAGGTCAGCAGGGCCAGTGTCAAAGCTGCAAGTGGTtgttgtgcttgtgtgaatTTGCATTTGATTGAATTACTAATTTTACTAAATTAAATAGCtgatttttcatcatttttactGTCTTGTAACTTGCTGTCATATTTCTGCCTGATGTCAGACAGGACCATCCTCAGTTTTCGTCTCCATCTTCAGTCTGACATTGTCTGAACTTTACAGTCGAGCAGATTCAGTTTTCAATCTTTACAGCCTGACCTGTTTACCTGAATATCATCTTATTTTAAGTCAACAGTGAAGTACAAACAAGCTAGGAGATCACATGGTAatagaaataaaagaagaaatactttatttatctcTTATATATGAAATTCTTTGGTTATAGCGGTTAGAATTTTTATAATAGAAGTATAAACAGTTagtgtatatattaaaaaaaacaacaacaaaacattaaagCCCTTAATCCGTTTCGTTTGACAGATTTCCTGACTGTGCCCTTCTGGTGATGTTGAGAGAATGTACAGGTCCACATGGTTCTCACTGTTGTACACGGTGCCATTTAAGTTCTTTCactctgtccataaaaatctaAACGCTTACTGGATTTAAGTTTGGCCTCTGTTCAGcagtttttgacttttttttttcttctttttttttttaagttccaTCAAAGCTCTGACCCGTCTCTGATTTCACCATGAATGTCAAACTTGTTTAAAGATTAACTTCTATGTTTAACTGCCCCAACCTCCACATTGCAAATCAGCACTGCTACTGAGGTTGGCTACAATCCAGTGATCAACTAGAtgcttccacacacacacacacacacacacacacacacacacacacacacacacacacacacacacactctctgtctctctgacaAGGAGTTGTGCGCTAGAAAAGTTGTTTACCCCAGGAGGGTGAAACTTTTAGTCCAGAGTGCTGGTACGGAGTTGACACACAGTGTattgaaaacatgttttgtcttttgtttttgttgttgaacaTGACAAACATTGAGGCAAAAATTCAAGTTGCCTTTTACAACCAGTGGAAGAGACTGAGATGCTTGAGTTTTGCTCTGTGAGAGGGCACATTACTTTAGCAGTGACACCCAGCAGGAGGGACGTGAAGGGGAAAATGactaaattaaaaagtaaagtaTTTCTAAGGTGAAAGCTGTGTATGTTTTCTTAAACTTTGTCACTACATGTCTGTTATCCGCTGCTTATTTTTTGCCCCATCGCTGCGGAAATCAGTCAGGTCGATGGACGCTGGCAAGTTACAGTTTTATAGATATATTTATATCACATACAGATATAGATATCTGTGTTTATACGCTTAAGAATTGGTTGTAAACTTAACCAAATTATAGACTCAAGGTGATTTAGTTATCTTGAAATACAGTCACATCACTGTAATGGTAAAAAAAAGAGATTGAGGTCTGTTTaaaaattcagtttatttattgtatACAGTTCTGAAAGATCAGACAGCATGTCTTACATCATTAGAAAAAATGCAAACGCTACTTCTCTGAGGTTGTGCATCATTGAAGTCCATGCAGTTAATGTGAGGAAacctttttgttgtttccttgtTAGAGTTGCCGTGGGACCAGCCAACTGAGAGCTGTCAGGAGTACGCAGACTGGCTTCAGAAGAAAACATATCTACCTCCTTGGAAAAAAATACAACCACTGCCTCTTAGTGAGTCGCACGCTATTGTAAGTTTAGTTACTGCATGTTTTACATGTTGTTCTTTGGTTCATGtgtaactttttttaaattcaggttTGTTATCCAAATTGCTGCTGGCCAGTCCAGATGCACGCATTTCCATCACAGACATCCAGAAAGACCGCTGGTTTACTGAAGGCAAGTCCCAGCAACAGGTTTAGTTTAGCTTCAGTGTTCACTGTACTCATAATGGTCTTTCTGTCTCTGTAGGAGTGAAGCAGCCAACAAGTTCTCTGCACTCAGGAGGGAACAACAGTCTTCGATCTGATGGGTCACTCATATCTCGGGCCAACAGGTCAGAACTTTGCGCTTTTCTAATTTTAGCTCAATTTCTTTTTGTGTCTGATAATCTTAAGAatgtctttctctttctgtaGTGATGACAGGATGCAGTTTTCAAGCTCTCAGCCTGACTTTGCAGCCGGTGGCTGGGAAGCCATGTTGTTAATTAGTCAAAATGACGGTCAAGTCAGCTTCTCCCAGCCGACCAAACCTGAGCACATGTTACTGGGTAGTCAGTTACTAGCTACACCAGGAGCCAGTCAGGTAATTCACATACTCAGTGCTGGATTGGTTTCACTACgtaaatgtttatatgtgtatttattctcacacacaaagatgcagattattcttttttttttttaacctttcacCAAAGTTTCTTTTGATTTAAAGGCATCTGAATATCAACAAAACTCTGATGCATTATTGCTGTGAGCTTTTTAACATGTCctcatttcttctttctgtgcACAGTCGCCGTGGCAGAGGTTAGTGCGGAGAATGACGCGTTTCTTCACTACTGTCAGTGCTGATGCCTCCTTAACTGCCCTGAAAGACATCTGTGAAGGCCTGGCACTTGGCTTCAAACTCACTAGCACCAAACAGGTATATCTATACTCAAATATACAAGAGTTTTACATTTCCTGATAACACAGCCTTTTCTTCTG of the Maylandia zebra isolate NMK-2024a linkage group LG10, Mzebra_GT3a, whole genome shotgun sequence genome contains:
- the chek1 gene encoding serine/threonine-protein kinase Chk1; this encodes MAVPFVQDWDVVQTLGEGAYGEVRLLVNRQTEEAVAVKVIDTSQAKECAENVKKEVCIHKMLKHTNIVRFFGHRKEGPTVYLFLEYCTGGELFDRIEPDVGMAEKDAHRFFQQLIAAVEYLHDFGITHRDIKPENILLDDKDNLKLTDFGLATMFRFKGRERRLNRLCGTLPYVAPELLSQTEYRAQPADIWACGIVLTAMLAGELPWDQPTESCQEYADWLQKKTYLPPWKKIQPLPLSLLSKLLLASPDARISITDIQKDRWFTEGVKQPTSSLHSGGNNSLRSDGSLISRANSDDRMQFSSSQPDFAAGGWEAMLLISQNDGQVSFSQPTKPEHMLLGSQLLATPGASQSPWQRLVRRMTRFFTTVSADASLTALKDICEGLALGFKLTSTKQVTVSTLDKRNNKLIFKIHLLDMNQRVLLDFRLSKGDGLEFKRLFVKIKHKLGDIISTQKILVPI